A stretch of Lathyrus oleraceus cultivar Zhongwan6 chromosome 6, CAAS_Psat_ZW6_1.0, whole genome shotgun sequence DNA encodes these proteins:
- the LOC127095159 gene encoding inositol transporter 1, which produces MTIPTIPGSSGYLDIHPERKISMFKNPYILGLTYVASIGGLLFGYDTGVISGALLYIKDDFPAVRQSHFLQETIVSTAVAGAIVGAAIGGWINDSYGRKKATIIADIFFILGAIVMAAAPDPYTLILGRVFVGFGVGVASVTAPVYISELSPSEIRGALVATNVLMITGGVFVSYLVNLVLARVPGTWRWMLGISGVPAVVQFFLMLFLPESPRWLYINSRENDAVIVLGKIYGFDRLEDEVALLTAQSQQDRRKRDNVGLWHVFKSKEIRLAFLAGAGLQAFQQFAGINTVMYYSPTIVQMAGFHSNELALQLSLIVASMNVAGTVLGIYLIDHAGRKKLALYSLGGIIASLIILSVSFFNQSSATAANQNDFYGWLAVAGLALYMAFFSPGMGPVPWTVNSEIYPQEYRGMCGGMSATVNWVSNLIVVQSFLSIADAAGTGPTFLLLAVIGVVAFLFVVFFVPETKGLTFDEVELLWRERAWGKNLDTKTLLERGTQSS; this is translated from the exons ATGACGATACCGACAATTCCCGGAAGCTCTGGCTATTTGGACATACACCCTGAAAGAAAAATTTCTATGTTCAAGAATCCTTACATTTTAGGACTCACTTATGTAGCTAGCATTGGTGGATTGCTTTTCGGCTACGACACTG GTGTTATATCAGGAGCTCTTCTCTATATTAAAGATGATTTTCCTGCGGTCAGACAAAGTCATTTTCTTCAGGAAACTATTGTTAGCACGGCAGTGGCTGGTGCCATTGTTGGAGCAGCCATAGGTGGTTGGATTAATGACAGTTACGGAAGAAAAAAGGCAACCATCATTGCAGACATTTTCTTCATTCTTGGAGCAATTGTCATGGCGGCTGCACCAGATCCTTATACTCTCATACTTGGTCGTGTTTTCGTTGGTTTTGGTGTTGGTGTTGCTTCCGTTACTGCTCCTGTTTATATTTCAGAATTGTCGCCATCAGAAATAAGGGGAGCACTAGTTGCCACAAATGTGCTTATGATAACTGGCGGAGTGTTTGTTTCTTATCTAGTAAATCTTGTTCTTGCACGGGTCCCCGGGACATGGCGATGGATGCTCGGAATTTCGGGTGTGCCAGCAGTAGTTCAGTTTTTTCTCATGCTCTTCCTGCCTGAATCTCCCAGATGGCTCTACATAAAT AGTAGGGAAAACGACGCCGTTATTGTGCTTGGTAAGATATATGGCTTTGATCGTTTAGAGGATGAAGTTGCTTTGCTTACAGCTCAATCTCAGCAAGACCGCCGAAAAAGAGATAATGTCGGATTATGGCATGTTTTTAAATCGAAAGAGATCAGACTTGCATTCCTGGCAGGTGCTGGACTACAG GCTTTTCAACAATTTGCTGGTATAAACACAGTGATGTACTACAGTCCAACAATTGTTCAAATGGCGGGCTTTCACTCTAATGAATTGGCTCTTCAACTCTCTCTCATAGTTGCCAGCATGAATGTTGCTGGAACCGTTCTTGGCATTTACCTTATTGATCATGCAGGGCGGAAAAAATTGGCCTTATATAGCTTAGGAGGAATAATAGCATCGCTGATAATCTTATCCGTCTCGTTTTTTAACCAATCTTCTGCCACTGCTGCAAATCAAAATGATTTCTATGGATGGCTTGCAGTTGCCGGTTTAGCCCTATACATGGCTTTCTTCTCGCCGGGAATGGGACCTGTGCCATGGACAGTAAACTCTGAAATATATCCACAAGAGTATCGAGGAATGTGCGGAGGCATGTCAGCTACTGTGAATTGGGTTTCAAATTTGATTGTGGTTCAGTCATTTCTTTCTATTGCAGATGCTGCTGGGACTGGTCCTACTTTCTTGCTTCTTGCAGTTATAGGTGTGGTTGCATTTTTGTTTGTGGTTTTCTTTGTTCCGGAAACCAAAGGATTGACATTTGATGAAGTGGAACTGTTGTGGAGGGAGAGAGCTTGGGGTAAGAATCTTGACACTAAAACTCTTCTTGAGCGTGGAACTCAATCCTCCTAG